One genomic region from Vitreimonas flagellata encodes:
- a CDS encoding 2-oxoglutarate dehydrogenase E1 component yields MADDARSLPNTAMLETSFLDAANATFVERMYEKYLNDPNSVDQSWRNFFSQLRDDPNSIRKAVSGPAWYRPELAQPQTTETTALLDGNWAGLAAKLEQKVAARLPAGASQQDVQKAARDSVRALMMIRAYRTRGHLAATLDPLGIEVRPPTPELDPANHGFGPNDLDRPIFIDGVLGLQTATVNEMLAILKRTYCSTVGVEFMHISDPAEKAWLQERIEGPDKQIAFTAEGKRAILKKLIEGESFEKFVHKRHPGTKRFGLDGGEAMIPALEQIIKRGGAMGVEEIILGMAHRGRLNVLAAVMGKPYQAIFHEFQGGSATPDDVLGSGDVKYHLGASSDRSFDGNNVHLSLTANPSHLEIVNPVVLGKARAKQAKRATWTEDAEALHKLRSRVMPLLIHGDAAFAGQGVVAECFALSGLRGYRTGGTMHFIINNQIGFTTAPHYSRSSPYPSDVALMVQAPIFHVNGDDPEAVVFAAKVATEYRQIFGKDVVIDMFCYRRFGHNEGDDPTMTQPIMYRKVRDQKTTLEIYTSRLVSEGVVSQEEVDAWNNEFNSFLDVEFDAGKAFKVNKADWLDGDWAGFSTPKDDDRRGATDARTDRLRELGRAITKIPRDFDMHKTVQRVVETRRKAIDDGHGVDWALAEHLAFATLLDEGFNVRLSGQDSCRGTFSQRHSHFIDQTTEERYTPLNNIRPGQAHYEVIDSLLSEEAVLGFEYGYTLADPKTLTLWEAQFGDFVNGAQVVIDQFISSGERKWLRMSGLVMLLPHGYEGQGPEHSSARIERFLQQCAEDNMQVVNCTTPANYFHVLRRQLHREFRKPLIVFTPKSLLRHKKAISSLSEMAEGTSFHRVLWDDAQLHNGATTIQLKGDSEIRRVVMCSGKVYYDLLDEREKRGLDDVYILRLEQFYPWPMKSVMTELQRFPNAELVWCQEEPKNMGGWTFVDPWIELTLEKLDVAAKRARYAGRPASASTAAGLMSKHLKELEALLEAALG; encoded by the coding sequence ATGGCGGACGACGCCCGTAGCTTGCCGAACACAGCCATGCTCGAGACGAGTTTCCTCGATGCGGCCAACGCCACGTTCGTGGAGCGCATGTACGAGAAATATTTGAACGACCCGAATTCGGTCGATCAATCTTGGCGCAATTTCTTCTCGCAACTGCGCGACGATCCGAATTCCATTCGCAAAGCCGTGTCTGGTCCGGCTTGGTATCGCCCTGAATTAGCGCAGCCGCAGACGACGGAAACGACGGCGCTGCTCGACGGCAATTGGGCGGGCCTCGCCGCTAAGCTTGAACAGAAAGTCGCCGCGCGTTTGCCGGCCGGCGCTTCGCAACAAGACGTGCAAAAAGCTGCGCGCGATTCCGTGCGTGCGCTGATGATGATCCGCGCCTATCGCACGCGTGGTCACTTGGCCGCGACGCTTGATCCGCTCGGCATCGAAGTGCGCCCGCCGACGCCAGAGCTCGATCCGGCCAATCACGGCTTCGGCCCGAACGATTTGGATCGGCCGATCTTCATCGACGGCGTGCTCGGTCTGCAGACCGCCACCGTCAATGAGATGCTGGCGATCCTGAAGCGTACCTATTGCTCGACCGTCGGCGTCGAGTTCATGCACATTTCGGACCCGGCAGAGAAGGCCTGGCTGCAGGAGCGCATCGAAGGACCGGACAAGCAGATCGCGTTCACTGCTGAAGGTAAGCGCGCGATCCTGAAGAAGCTGATCGAAGGCGAGAGCTTCGAAAAGTTCGTGCACAAGCGCCATCCTGGCACCAAGCGCTTCGGCCTCGATGGCGGCGAGGCGATGATCCCGGCGCTGGAGCAGATTATCAAACGCGGCGGCGCCATGGGTGTCGAAGAGATCATCCTCGGCATGGCGCACCGCGGCCGCTTGAACGTGCTCGCCGCTGTGATGGGCAAGCCGTACCAGGCCATCTTCCACGAATTCCAAGGCGGCTCGGCCACACCGGATGATGTGTTGGGCTCGGGCGACGTGAAGTATCACCTCGGCGCCTCAAGCGATCGCAGCTTCGACGGCAACAATGTGCACCTCTCGCTGACGGCGAACCCGTCGCACCTTGAGATCGTCAATCCGGTCGTGCTCGGCAAAGCGCGCGCAAAGCAAGCCAAGCGCGCGACATGGACTGAAGACGCCGAGGCGCTGCACAAATTGCGCTCGCGCGTAATGCCGTTGCTCATTCACGGCGATGCAGCGTTCGCGGGGCAGGGCGTTGTGGCCGAGTGCTTCGCGCTCTCCGGTTTGCGCGGGTATCGCACCGGCGGCACGATGCACTTCATCATCAACAACCAGATTGGCTTCACGACAGCGCCGCACTATTCGCGCTCGTCGCCGTATCCGTCTGACGTTGCGCTGATGGTGCAGGCGCCGATCTTCCACGTGAATGGCGACGATCCGGAAGCCGTCGTGTTCGCGGCGAAGGTGGCGACCGAGTATCGCCAGATCTTCGGCAAGGACGTCGTCATCGACATGTTCTGCTATCGCCGCTTCGGCCACAACGAGGGCGACGATCCGACGATGACGCAGCCGATCATGTATCGGAAGGTGCGCGACCAGAAGACGACGCTTGAGATCTATACAAGCCGTCTGGTGAGCGAAGGCGTCGTGAGCCAAGAAGAGGTCGACGCTTGGAACAACGAGTTCAATTCATTCCTCGACGTTGAGTTCGACGCGGGCAAGGCTTTCAAGGTCAACAAGGCTGATTGGCTCGATGGCGATTGGGCTGGTTTCTCCACACCGAAGGATGATGATCGTCGTGGCGCTACGGATGCGCGCACCGATCGCCTCCGCGAGCTGGGCCGCGCGATCACAAAAATTCCGCGCGATTTCGACATGCACAAGACGGTGCAACGCGTTGTCGAAACACGCCGCAAAGCGATCGATGACGGTCACGGCGTTGATTGGGCGCTGGCCGAGCACCTCGCGTTTGCGACGCTGCTCGACGAAGGCTTCAATGTTCGCTTGAGCGGCCAGGATTCCTGCCGCGGCACGTTTAGCCAACGTCACTCGCACTTCATCGATCAAACGACGGAAGAGCGCTACACGCCGCTCAATAATATCCGTCCCGGCCAAGCGCATTACGAAGTCATCGACTCGCTGCTGTCGGAAGAGGCGGTGCTTGGTTTCGAGTACGGCTACACGCTGGCCGATCCGAAGACGCTGACGCTCTGGGAGGCGCAATTCGGCGATTTCGTGAACGGCGCGCAGGTCGTGATCGACCAATTCATCAGCTCGGGCGAACGCAAATGGCTGCGTATGTCCGGTCTCGTGATGCTCTTGCCGCACGGCTATGAAGGGCAGGGGCCGGAGCACAGTTCCGCGCGCATCGAACGCTTCCTGCAGCAATGCGCGGAAGACAACATGCAGGTCGTCAATTGCACGACGCCGGCGAATTATTTCCATGTGCTGCGTCGTCAGCTGCATCGCGAATTCCGCAAGCCGCTGATTGTGTTCACGCCGAAATCGCTGCTGCGTCACAAGAAGGCGATCTCGTCGCTCTCTGAGATGGCGGAAGGCACGTCGTTTCACCGTGTGCTGTGGGATGACGCGCAACTGCACAATGGCGCGACCACAATTCAGCTGAAGGGCGATAGCGAAATCCGCCGGGTCGTCATGTGCTCGGGCAAGGTCTATTATGATCTGCTCGACGAGCGCGAGAAGCGCGGCCTGGATGACGTTTACATCCTGCGCCTCGAACAATTTTATCCTTGGCCGATGAAGTCGGTGATGACGGAGCTGCAACGCTTCCCGAACGCTGAGCTCGTCTGGTGCCAGGAGGAGCCTAAAAACATGGGCGGCTGGACCTTCGTCGATCCGTGGATCGAGCTCACGCTCGAAAAGCTCGACGTCGCCGCCAAGCGCGCGCGTTACGCCGGCCGTCCGGCCAGCGCATCGACGGCCGCGGGCCTGATGTCCAAGCATTTGAAGGAATTGGAAGCGCTGCTTGAAGCGGCGTTGGGGTGA